A window from Kovacikia minuta CCNUW1 encodes these proteins:
- a CDS encoding iron uptake porin — translation MRKRKIELVWKLGCLVLGVHSAFFLISLIPAQADWAIASAFPPSSTMTPRSHPLPSHPTSFSLTCLSDPPSRMDAEALTCADADNDAMGQVRSVAELSDVHPTDWAFQALQTLVDRYGILTGYPDGTFRGNRPLSRDEFAAVLQAALERIEQLYQVSQDRRIREDFITLQRLQKNYASIRDELDTRLNDLDGQIGGLEKRQFSTTTKLSGQVVGIATGGTRARLTGVERFRLNLNTSFSGNDLLVTQLESGNNGGDAVSRVQNRRQNLLGTTGLLAGGGGLDYVEVPAPAQISKLYYTFQPLQDLNLTIGSRLPPRDFIDNNRFANSSDTNFSSSFFMNNPLIVQNQVDRPGGAGVALVWEKENFPLALRALYVAADADRPNFALTKGGVFGDRYQGSLELEYAFNKALTTRLQFTRAKINNTDIYAGGINAEWAINQQFAVFGRYGIGTYMGFNPVLNRNLDLTPQTWAIGAILRNIVIPGSTAGLALGQPFIADGLGNATQTNVETFYSFLINDNISFTPVLMLVTSPNNNRSSGTIWEFALRMVFSF, via the coding sequence GTGAGAAAAAGGAAAATCGAATTGGTCTGGAAACTGGGTTGTCTCGTTTTGGGTGTTCACAGCGCTTTTTTTTTGATTAGTTTGATCCCAGCTCAGGCAGATTGGGCGATCGCTAGCGCTTTTCCCCCATCTAGCACAATGACGCCACGATCCCATCCCCTCCCTTCGCATCCGACCTCTTTTTCGCTGACCTGCCTTTCTGACCCACCCTCACGGATGGATGCCGAGGCGTTGACCTGTGCAGATGCCGACAATGATGCAATGGGACAGGTCAGATCCGTTGCCGAACTGAGTGATGTGCATCCAACAGATTGGGCATTTCAGGCGTTGCAGACCCTGGTCGATCGCTATGGCATCCTCACGGGTTATCCAGATGGCACCTTTCGGGGAAATCGCCCCCTGTCTCGCGATGAATTTGCTGCTGTTTTGCAGGCAGCGCTTGAAAGAATTGAGCAACTTTATCAGGTAAGTCAGGATCGCCGCATCCGGGAAGACTTTATTACACTCCAGCGGCTCCAAAAAAATTACGCCAGTATTCGGGATGAACTAGACACGCGCCTCAATGACCTGGATGGGCAGATTGGTGGGCTTGAAAAACGACAATTTTCAACAACGACCAAACTTTCAGGGCAAGTGGTAGGCATTGCAACGGGGGGCACCCGTGCCCGCTTAACGGGGGTAGAGCGGTTTCGCTTAAACCTGAATACCAGCTTCTCTGGCAATGATTTGCTGGTGACCCAGTTGGAATCGGGCAATAATGGCGGAGATGCGGTTAGCCGGGTGCAAAATCGACGGCAAAATTTATTAGGCACAACGGGTTTACTGGCAGGCGGAGGTGGGTTGGATTACGTTGAAGTCCCTGCCCCTGCTCAAATTAGTAAGTTGTATTACACCTTTCAGCCGCTTCAAGATCTCAACTTGACCATCGGATCTCGCCTGCCCCCCAGGGACTTTATCGATAACAATCGGTTTGCCAATAGTTCAGACACAAATTTCTCTTCCAGCTTTTTTATGAACAATCCGCTGATTGTTCAGAATCAGGTGGATCGACCCGGAGGAGCCGGGGTTGCTTTGGTTTGGGAAAAGGAAAACTTTCCGCTGGCACTGCGGGCACTTTACGTTGCAGCCGATGCCGATCGCCCCAATTTTGCCCTGACGAAAGGGGGGGTGTTTGGCGATCGCTATCAGGGCAGCCTGGAACTGGAATATGCCTTCAACAAAGCGCTCACAACTCGTCTCCAGTTCACCCGTGCCAAAATCAACAACACGGATATCTATGCGGGCGGGATTAATGCCGAATGGGCAATTAACCAGCAATTCGCGGTTTTTGGGCGCTATGGCATTGGCACCTACATGGGATTTAATCCTGTGTTGAACCGGAATCTGGATCTCACACCCCAGACCTGGGCGATCGGCGCAATTCTCCGCAACATTGTCATCCCCGGTTCTACCGCAGGTCTAGCCCTGGGGCAACCCTTCATTGCCGATGGGTTGGGCAATGCGACCCAGACGAATGTTGAAACCTTCTACAGTTTCCTGATCAATGACAACATCAGCTTTACCCCAGTCTTGATGCTGGTCACCAGCCCCAACAACAATCGCTCTAGCGGCACGATCTGGGAATTTGCCTTAAGAATGGTGTTCTCTTTTTGA
- the gloA gene encoding lactoylglutathione lyase, with protein MRLLHTMLRVGDLEKSLKFYCEVLKMKLLRKKDYPGGEFTLAFVGYGDEADHTVLELTYNWGKNQYNLGDAYGHIAIGVDDIYATCEQIKAQGGKVTREPGPMKHGSTVIAFVEDPDGYKVELIQLDTHTSTQSARQEAAKV; from the coding sequence ATGCGATTACTCCATACCATGCTGCGCGTTGGCGATCTGGAAAAATCCCTCAAGTTCTATTGTGAAGTGCTGAAGATGAAGCTACTTCGCAAAAAGGACTATCCCGGTGGCGAATTTACCCTGGCATTTGTGGGATACGGCGATGAGGCAGATCACACGGTTCTGGAATTAACCTACAACTGGGGCAAGAACCAGTACAACCTGGGGGATGCCTACGGACATATTGCGATCGGGGTTGATGACATTTACGCCACCTGTGAGCAAATTAAAGCGCAGGGTGGAAAAGTCACCCGTGAACCTGGTCCCATGAAGCACGGTTCTACCGTCATCGCCTTTGTCGAAGATCCCGACGGGTACAAGGTCGAACTGATTCAACTCGATACCCACACCTCCACTCAATCCGCACGCCAGGAAGCGGCGAAGGTCTAG
- a CDS encoding LolA family protein, producing MKFIQLAVPTVTALGIAVCFGGGFNPSSANQFSPMQTIWQQGQPGRAVAFLPGFPKGGISYPSHSGDSPARQASASWIVSQLDSKVDFALLAKASAAFLQSDRYQTESEIQVQATSGGTNVISNAKAMTIVQAPNQFRSEVTFSPGKPGVKTGSTVVSDGKQVWMYRPDLKQYAVTSPQKFDDIDDNYWIGMSSLWFLQIPSEVRKPIAAGALSDPKIQKEIGLSDDLPITSSKQTIDGQELYVYEYTDKEGFAIRTFVEPATAALKQVVVTGKSESYDVIITERILRRTPAPSTTANTFKFSPPRGSKLVKSLSIGPL from the coding sequence ATGAAATTTATCCAATTGGCTGTTCCAACTGTTACTGCCTTAGGTATTGCGGTCTGTTTCGGAGGAGGATTCAATCCTTCCTCTGCCAATCAATTTTCTCCGATGCAAACCATTTGGCAGCAGGGGCAACCCGGCAGAGCGGTTGCTTTCCTGCCAGGTTTCCCAAAAGGTGGGATCAGCTATCCATCGCACTCCGGTGATTCCCCCGCGCGACAAGCTTCAGCTAGCTGGATAGTCAGTCAGCTGGACAGTAAGGTTGATTTTGCCTTGCTAGCAAAAGCGAGTGCAGCTTTTTTGCAGAGCGATCGCTACCAAACAGAGTCTGAAATTCAGGTGCAGGCAACTTCTGGCGGTACCAACGTCATCTCCAACGCCAAAGCGATGACGATCGTCCAGGCACCGAATCAGTTTCGGTCCGAAGTCACCTTTTCTCCAGGGAAACCTGGGGTTAAAACAGGAAGCACCGTGGTTTCCGATGGTAAACAGGTCTGGATGTATCGCCCAGATTTGAAGCAGTATGCCGTCACTTCCCCTCAGAAATTTGACGACATAGACGACAATTACTGGATTGGCATGTCGTCCCTCTGGTTTTTGCAAATTCCATCCGAAGTCAGAAAACCGATCGCCGCAGGAGCACTCTCCGATCCTAAGATTCAAAAAGAAATCGGTTTGTCTGACGATTTACCCATCACCAGCAGCAAACAAACGATCGACGGGCAAGAACTCTATGTATACGAATATACCGACAAAGAAGGTTTTGCCATTCGTACCTTTGTGGAACCAGCTACCGCAGCCCTCAAGCAGGTTGTCGTAACGGGCAAGTCCGAAAGCTACGATGTCATCATTACCGAGCGAATTTTACGGCGAACCCCCGCTCCTTCTACCACCGCCAACACCTTCAAGTTTTCTCCTCCTAGAGGAAGTAAACTGGTCAAAAGCCTTTCTATTGGTCCGTTATAG
- the clpB gene encoding ATP-dependent chaperone ClpB yields MQPTDPNKFTDKAWEAIVQSQDVARRYKQQNLEVEHLMIALLEQPEGLAPQILTKAGVDTARLFQEIDKFTRSQSKVFNATIETIYLGRNLDVLLDRAEETRENWRDGFISIEHILLGFATDPRLGARLLRSFELDPKRLESIIKEIRGSQKVTDQNPESRYAALEKYGRDLTEQAKAGKMDPVIGRDEEIRRVIQVLSRRTKNNPVLIGEPGVGKTAIAEGLAQRIVNGDVPESLKNRKLFALDMGSLIAGAKYRGDFENRLRSVLKEVTHSDGQIVLFIDELHTVIGTGSGQGTMDAGNLLKPMLARGELRCIGATTLDEFRKFIEKDAALERRFQQVLIDEPTVDETISILRGLKERYEVHHGVNITDSALVAAATLSSRYISDRFLPDKAIDLVDEAAAKLKTEITSKPEELEDIERRLMQLEMEKLSLEGEGQSVAVSAYRLPKERLERIEQEIVSLSQKQQKLGSQWQSEKQILETIKRLKEEEDQLRVQIEQAERDYDLNKAAKLRYESLEGVRHNREEQESKLLEIQSRGSALLREQVTESDIAEIVARWTGIPVNRLLESERQKLLQLEKHLHERVVGQQEAVEAVSAAIRRARAGMKDLGRPIGSFLFMGPTGVGKTELARALAHFLFDSDDALVRIDMSEYMEKHSVARLIGAPPGYVGYEEGGQLSEAIRRKPYSVVLLDEVEKAHPDVFNILLQVLDDGRITDSQGRTVDFRNTVIVMTSNIGSDHILDVSGDDSRYEEMRKRVMNALRKHFRPEFLNRIDDLILFHALNRSELSQIVGLQILHSQAMLADQKISLELSSAAQDHIAEAGYDPTYGARPLKRAIQRELQNPIAVHILENTFIEGDTIQIELVDGKLEFRKKKTVVKDEAAIAS; encoded by the coding sequence ATGCAGCCTACAGATCCGAATAAGTTTACAGACAAAGCATGGGAAGCGATCGTGCAATCTCAGGATGTTGCCCGTCGGTACAAGCAACAAAACCTGGAGGTGGAGCACCTGATGATTGCGTTGCTGGAACAACCGGAAGGGCTGGCACCTCAAATTCTGACCAAAGCAGGGGTGGATACCGCTCGCCTGTTTCAAGAAATCGATAAATTTACTCGATCGCAATCCAAAGTCTTTAACGCCACGATCGAAACCATTTATCTGGGGCGCAATCTGGATGTCCTCTTAGATCGGGCGGAAGAGACCCGCGAAAACTGGCGCGATGGCTTTATCTCGATCGAACACATTCTGTTGGGCTTTGCCACTGATCCCCGGTTGGGAGCGCGGCTCCTGCGGAGTTTTGAGCTAGACCCCAAAAGATTGGAATCGATTATCAAAGAGATTCGGGGCAGTCAAAAAGTGACGGATCAAAACCCTGAATCTCGCTATGCAGCTTTGGAGAAGTATGGTCGGGATCTGACCGAACAGGCAAAAGCAGGCAAGATGGACCCGGTGATTGGGCGGGATGAAGAAATCCGGCGTGTCATCCAGGTGCTTTCCCGTCGTACAAAAAATAATCCAGTCCTGATTGGGGAGCCGGGGGTTGGTAAAACCGCGATCGCTGAAGGGTTGGCGCAACGAATTGTCAATGGCGATGTACCAGAATCCCTTAAAAATCGGAAACTCTTCGCCCTCGACATGGGATCACTGATTGCCGGAGCCAAATACCGGGGTGACTTCGAGAATCGGTTGCGATCGGTGCTGAAAGAAGTTACCCACTCGGATGGGCAAATCGTTCTGTTCATCGACGAACTGCATACGGTAATTGGAACAGGTTCCGGTCAGGGCACAATGGATGCTGGAAATTTACTCAAACCGATGCTGGCACGGGGTGAACTGCGCTGTATCGGTGCCACCACCCTGGATGAATTCCGTAAGTTTATTGAAAAAGATGCAGCCCTGGAACGGCGGTTCCAACAGGTATTGATCGACGAACCCACCGTTGACGAAACGATCTCCATTCTGCGCGGACTTAAGGAACGTTACGAAGTCCACCACGGGGTCAATATTACTGACTCTGCCCTGGTTGCTGCTGCCACCCTTTCCAGTCGCTATATTTCCGATCGCTTCCTGCCCGACAAGGCGATCGACCTGGTGGATGAAGCCGCCGCCAAACTGAAAACCGAAATTACTTCTAAACCAGAGGAATTAGAAGACATCGAACGCCGCCTGATGCAATTAGAGATGGAAAAGCTTTCTCTAGAGGGAGAAGGTCAAAGCGTTGCGGTTAGTGCCTATCGGTTGCCCAAAGAGCGTTTAGAGCGAATTGAGCAGGAAATCGTCAGCCTCAGCCAAAAACAGCAAAAGCTCGGTTCTCAATGGCAATCCGAAAAGCAAATTCTGGAAACCATCAAACGTCTGAAGGAAGAAGAAGACCAACTGCGGGTACAAATTGAGCAGGCAGAACGGGACTATGACCTTAATAAGGCGGCAAAACTGCGTTACGAAAGCCTGGAAGGTGTGCGGCATAACCGCGAAGAACAGGAATCTAAATTATTGGAAATTCAGTCCCGTGGGTCTGCCCTGCTGCGGGAACAGGTGACCGAATCCGACATTGCCGAAATCGTTGCCCGCTGGACGGGGATTCCCGTCAATCGCCTGCTGGAGTCGGAACGGCAAAAACTTTTGCAATTGGAAAAACACCTGCATGAACGAGTTGTGGGACAGCAGGAAGCCGTAGAAGCTGTTTCTGCTGCGATTCGGCGTGCCCGTGCGGGGATGAAGGATCTGGGCAGGCCGATCGGTTCCTTTCTGTTTATGGGACCGACTGGGGTGGGTAAAACCGAACTTGCCCGTGCCCTGGCGCACTTTCTGTTCGACTCCGACGATGCCCTGGTGCGGATCGACATGTCGGAGTACATGGAGAAGCATTCGGTTGCCCGTTTGATTGGTGCCCCTCCTGGTTATGTCGGCTACGAGGAAGGCGGTCAGCTGTCGGAAGCTATTCGTCGCAAACCCTACTCTGTTGTTCTCTTAGATGAGGTCGAAAAAGCCCACCCGGATGTGTTTAATATTCTGCTGCAAGTCCTGGATGATGGCCGAATTACCGATTCCCAGGGACGCACGGTCGATTTCCGGAATACGGTCATCGTCATGACCAGCAATATCGGGAGTGACCATATTCTCGATGTCTCCGGCGACGATTCCCGCTACGAGGAAATGCGGAAGCGGGTCATGAATGCCCTCCGCAAACACTTCCGACCTGAGTTTCTGAACCGGATCGATGATCTGATTCTGTTCCATGCCCTCAACCGCAGCGAACTGAGCCAAATTGTAGGGCTACAAATTCTGCATAGTCAAGCCATGCTGGCAGACCAGAAGATTAGCCTGGAGCTAAGTTCTGCTGCCCAGGATCACATCGCCGAAGCAGGGTACGATCCAACCTATGGTGCCCGTCCCCTCAAACGGGCGATTCAGCGAGAACTCCAAAACCCGATCGCCGTCCACATCCTGGAAAACACCTTCATCGAAGGGGACACCATCCAAATTGAACTCGTCGATGGCAAGTTGGAGTTTCGCAAGAAGAAGACTGTAGTCAAAGACGAAGCGGCGATCGCCTCCTGA